CGAAGGAGGGGGAGACCCGACCCTTCTCGATGCGCGAGATGGTGGATCTGGGAACTCCGGCGAGGCGCGCGAGTTCGGCGACGCTCAACCGCCGGAGCATGCGCGCGCGCTTGAGGAGTTCGGCCGCAGTGTCCACGCGTCTATTCTCGGCAATCGGGTGCATATTTGCAACGAGTAGCGAATATGCAACGCAGAATCGCGTTTGGAGGGTGACCCCTGCGGACGCCGGCACGGGCGACAGTCTCGGTGAGCCGGGCCCCGCTGACAGATCTACCCGTTCACGATGCGAGCCTCGATGAGCACCGGCCCCTCGGCTTGGAGTGCCTCGCGGTAGGCCCGCTCGAAGTCCTCGCGGGAGTCGGCGAGGCACGCCGGCACCCCGTAGCCCTCCGCGATCTTCACGAAGTCGATGCCGCCGAGATCGAGGCCGGGCACGTCGGGCACCCCCATGCGCTGAGCGAAGCCCGCGAGCGCGCCGTACCCCGAGTTGTTCACGATCACGAAGATCGTGCGGGTGCCGCGCTGCGCCGCAGTGTAGAGCGCGGTGATGCCGTAGTTGGCGGATCCGTCGCCGACCGTCGCGACCACGGTCGCGCCCGGCTGCCCCAGGGCGAAGCCCACGGCGGCCGGGAGGCCGAATCCGAGCCCGCCCGACGCCGGGAAGTGATACCGATTCGGCTGCGAGATGTCGATGCGCTCCAGGTAGTCGAGGTCGAGGGTGGTGGTCTCGTTCACGTAGACGACGTCGTCGCGCACGTTCGCGTTGAGCACCTCGAGGATCTCGGTGCCGGTCATCCCCTGCTCGGAGGTGCGGGCGGGCGGCAGAGTGCGAGCGGGGCGGCGCGTGCCGCGATCCCGCACCCGATCGGCCAGCACCCGAACGGCCGATCCGGCGTCGCCGATGACCGCGCGTCCGAAGGGAGCGCGCGCCGCTTCCGAGGGATCCTGCGTGATCTGCCACAGCTCCGTGCCCTCGGGGAGGTAGCTGCCGGGCTCCCAGCGGTGGTAGCGGAAGACGGGAGCGCCGGCGACGAGCACGGCATCGTGCCCGGAGAGCCGCTCGTGCACCGAGCGGATGCCGGGCACCAGCACGCCGGCGAAGTTCGGGTGCGCGGTCGGGAACACGCCCCGGGTCGGGGAGGGGGCGACATAGACGGACGCGTCGGTGTGCTCCGCCAGCCGGATCAGCGCCGACCAGACCCGCGGATCCGCCGCAGCCGCGGCGTCGATCTGAGGGCCGACCACCAGCGCGGGCCGCTCTGCGGCGTCGAGCACCGAGGCGAGCTGGTCGGCGAGCGCATCGGGCAGCTCGCCGACCTGCTGCACGGAGCGCTCCAGCAGGAGGGCATCGTCGGGGTGCGCCGGCTGCGCCCAGTCGTCGAGCGGCACCGAGACGTAGACCGGCCCGCGGGGCTCGGACGCCGCCTCGAAGATGGCCTGCGAGAGTGCGCGGGGCACGTCGGAGGCTGCGAGGGGCTCGTGGGAGAACTTGGTGAGTGGGCGGGTGAGCGCTCCGGCGTCGATGTTGGCGAGCATCGACTCCTGCCCCACGGTCTCGCGCACCTGCTGGCCGGCCAGGATCACGAGCGGCACGTTGCCGTAGCGGGCGTTCGTGAGCGCGCCCATGGCGTTGCCGCTGCCCGACGCGGCATGGAGATTGACGAGCACCGGCTCGCCCGTGGCGCGCGAATACCCCTCCGCCATGCCCACGACCACCTGCTCATGCAGGCCGAGTACGAAGTCGAAGTCGTCGCCCAGCCCGGCGAGGAAGGGAAGCTCGTTCGAACCGGGGTTGCCGAAGACCACGGTCAGGCCGCGGGCGCGCAGGAGCTGTGCGGTGGATTGGAGGACATCGAACTGCTTCATGGTGGTACCGCCTTCGGGGTGACGGGTCCGCGGCCGAAGAAGCCTCGAACGCCTCTTTCAGTCAAGCATCTTTGTCGTGCTCTTCACAGCTCCCGCTCTGTGGAGTAGGGTCGCGGCACATCGAACACCGCCCGCACAGGCGCGAGCGTCGCGCCGCGAATCACGATGGGAATCCATGATGGCAACGTCAGCACAGCAGCCCGCCTGGCATGAGCGCCTCTACTCCGATGGTTGGCGCGCAGGGTCGGGAGGTGTGGCCGAGATACGGGCTCCCGGCTCGGGCGCAGCGCTGGGGTCGATCGCTCTGGCGACTCCAGCAGACCTCGACGCGGCAGTCGCCTCCGCGACCGCCGCGCAGCGCGAGTGGGCGCGGAGGCCCTACTCGGAGCGGGCGACCGTCATGCTGCGGGCCGCGCAGCTGCTCGGGGAACACCCGGAGCGCCTGACCGATCTGCTGGTGCCCGAGAGCGGATCCGGGAAGGGCAAGGCGGGGTTCGAGACAGGCCTGGTCGTGAGCGAGCTGCAGGAGGCCGCTGCGCTCGCCTCCCATCCCTACGGCGAGATGCTGCGCAGCGTGAAGAACCGCACCTCTCTGGCGCGCCGAGTGCCGCTGGGCGTGGTCGGCGTGATCTCTCCCTTCAACTTCCCCGCGATCCTCGCCATGCGCTCGGTCGCGCCGGCACTGGCGCTCGGCAACGCCGTGATCCTGAAGCCCGATCCCCGCACCGCGCTGTCGGGCGGACTCGTGCTCGCAGAGCTGTTCGAGGAGGCGGGACTGCCCTCCGGGGTGCTGCACGTGCTGCCGGGAGGCGGCGACCTCGGCGCCGCACTGGTTGAGCACCCTGCGGTGCCGTGCATCTCGTTCACCGGTTCGACCGCGGCCGGGCGCAGGATCGGCGAGGCCGCTGCCCCGCTGCTGAAGCGGGTGCACCTCGAACTCGGCGGCAACAACGCGATGCTCGTCCTGCCCGACGCAGACGTGGAGGCCGCGGCCTCTGTGGGCGCCTGGGGATCGTTCCTGCACCAGGGCCAGATCTGCATGACGACAGGCAGGCACCTCGTGCACCGGTCGATGGCTGACGAGTACATCGCGGCGCTGGCAGAGAAGGCGCGCGGCATCCCCGTCGGCGACCCTCGCGACGGCCTGCCGCTCGGTCCGATCATCGACGAGGGGCAGCGCGACCGCGTGCACTCCTGGGTGAGCAGCGCGGTCGAGCACGGTGCGTCGGTCGTCACGGGTGGCGAGTACGACGGGCTCTACTACCGCCCGACGGTGCTCGACGGGGTCGCCCCCGACAATCCGGCGTGGACGGAGGAGATCTTCGGGCCGGTGGCGCCCGTGCAGGTGTACGACGACGTCGATGAGGCCGTCGACATCATCAACGCCTCGGACTACGGGCTCTCGGTCTCGATCATCACCTCCGACGCCTACGGCGCCTACCTGCTGGCCGACCGCATCGAGTCGGGAGCCGTGCACATCAACGACGCGACGGTCGACGACGAGGCGGTGGTCCCGTTCGGCGGTATCAAGGCCTCGGGGGTGGGCGGCCGCTTCGGCGGTCCCCAGGCGAATCTCGATACCTTCACGAACACGCAGTGGGTCACTATGCAGCACGAGCCGGAGCGATACCCGTTCTGAGGCGCTTCGGAGGGGATCGCTGCTCCCAGGGGCGTGCGCTCCGCACTCCGACTGCTGCTAGGTTTGCGCCCGAGGGAAGGGGGCGCGGTGGAGGCGAAGGATCGAGCGGGGCGCGAGGATCCTGTCGGGGGTGCGGCAGGCGAGGATCGCGGCCAGGATAGAACCGGCGGCAACCGCGCCGCAGCCATCGCGGGATCCGCGGTGCGCAGTCTCGTCGCTCTGCCCCCGAGTCCGGCACCCCGCTTCTGGATCGCGGTGCGCGCTGCGCTCTCGATCGGCCTGCCCTTCGGGCTGCTCACCCTGCTCGGTCACGAGGACATCGGTCTGCAGACCGCGGCCGGAGCGTTCGTAGCCCTGTTCTTCGCGGGCGCCGGCGCGGCCGAGCGTGCGAAGGCGCTGCCCCTCGTGGGCGCCGGACTGCTCGCCTGCGCCGGGCTCGGCGCAGCGTTCTCGCCCTGGCCGTGGCTGCTGGCCGTGGGACTCGTGGGTGTGGCGGTGGGAGCGAGTGCGCTCTCGTTCGCCTTCCGGGTGGGCCCGCCCGGCCCGGTCTTCTTCGTGCTGAGCTACGGGCTCTCTGCGAACGTGACCGGCGTGGTCGACGGCGAGAGGATCACCGACCCCTGGGTGTTCCTCGCCGCCGTGACGGCCGGTTCCCTCTGC
This DNA window, taken from Leucobacter tenebrionis, encodes the following:
- the mdlC gene encoding benzoylformate decarboxylase, which produces MKQFDVLQSTAQLLRARGLTVVFGNPGSNELPFLAGLGDDFDFVLGLHEQVVVGMAEGYSRATGEPVLVNLHAASGSGNAMGALTNARYGNVPLVILAGQQVRETVGQESMLANIDAGALTRPLTKFSHEPLAASDVPRALSQAIFEAASEPRGPVYVSVPLDDWAQPAHPDDALLLERSVQQVGELPDALADQLASVLDAAERPALVVGPQIDAAAAADPRVWSALIRLAEHTDASVYVAPSPTRGVFPTAHPNFAGVLVPGIRSVHERLSGHDAVLVAGAPVFRYHRWEPGSYLPEGTELWQITQDPSEAARAPFGRAVIGDAGSAVRVLADRVRDRGTRRPARTLPPARTSEQGMTGTEILEVLNANVRDDVVYVNETTTLDLDYLERIDISQPNRYHFPASGGLGFGLPAAVGFALGQPGATVVATVGDGSANYGITALYTAAQRGTRTIFVIVNNSGYGALAGFAQRMGVPDVPGLDLGGIDFVKIAEGYGVPACLADSREDFERAYREALQAEGPVLIEARIVNG
- a CDS encoding benzaldehyde dehydrogenase; the protein is MATSAQQPAWHERLYSDGWRAGSGGVAEIRAPGSGAALGSIALATPADLDAAVASATAAQREWARRPYSERATVMLRAAQLLGEHPERLTDLLVPESGSGKGKAGFETGLVVSELQEAAALASHPYGEMLRSVKNRTSLARRVPLGVVGVISPFNFPAILAMRSVAPALALGNAVILKPDPRTALSGGLVLAELFEEAGLPSGVLHVLPGGGDLGAALVEHPAVPCISFTGSTAAGRRIGEAAAPLLKRVHLELGGNNAMLVLPDADVEAAASVGAWGSFLHQGQICMTTGRHLVHRSMADEYIAALAEKARGIPVGDPRDGLPLGPIIDEGQRDRVHSWVSSAVEHGASVVTGGEYDGLYYRPTVLDGVAPDNPAWTEEIFGPVAPVQVYDDVDEAVDIINASDYGLSVSIITSDAYGAYLLADRIESGAVHINDATVDDEAVVPFGGIKASGVGGRFGGPQANLDTFTNTQWVTMQHEPERYPF